The Oncorhynchus masou masou isolate Uvic2021 chromosome 14, UVic_Omas_1.1, whole genome shotgun sequence region ATATCAACATTACAGTTTTAACCATGCTTTGAGGCTAGACagggtttgtttacatttacattgtttacaaacattggagtaaaacaagacTGATCTTTGGTGATAGTTGTTGTTCACACAGTAACGTGCAAACCTTTTCAGTGTTACAgccaatgatttatatatacactagatgactgcTAGGGGGCGATGTGTTGAAGCCAATGTGCCTCCAGCTTGGCACTCCCTCCCTTACTGTTGTAAAAAATACTTTGGAAGCCATAAAAATGTATGTATTAATGTCAACATTCGTTTTTGCCACATGTATTCTATTATAGACTCCTTAGCTGACAAGGGaacaatctgttgttctgcccctaaacaaggcagttaacccactgttccccggtaggccatcattgaaaataagaatttgttgttaactgacttgcctagtaaaataatacATACTTTAAAATTATATTATGTGTGCTTAACATAAACATTTGAAATATATACAAATGTTTTCCTTAAAAGTACAATTTTTAGATTACTAATGTTACTGacccactacaacaacaaaaattacacaaatacatgtaatttcgtccttgaaacatttaatgGAAATACTGTAGAATTTCATTCATTCCTATAGATTGATGTTCCTACAATTGAGTGGCTTCACTTAGTGGCCAATACGTAAcaatcagcaatccagggtttatatacatcattggttaCATATCTGTCACTGTCTTCGCCACTGACATATCTGAACTCTGTGTATTGTGTGGCCTACATACATGTTTTTAAGCCAAAAGTACAGGATGATTAAAGCATCTGGTTTCTATTAACCATTGTTGTCATGTTATGATGCAAATTATCTTACCATAGCCATAAGTATAGAGATGAGAGTGAACATTCAAAGTATTGTATCATTTCAAGTCTAAAAACGTTATACTGATAGGCCTAGTGATCAATATGATTTCCGCAAACTGTAAGTTATGTTGAAAAATAAGTGGTTCGAAAAATAAGAGCTATTACCTCGTCGTCAAGAAAGACTTCAAAATAACGGAACTTCCGTCTTTCGCCAGCATTCTATTGTACATTGAATAAATGTTTGCGACGTTTACGTGCGCAGAAGTTTGGGAGCTTTTCGCCGCACACTGGCTATATTTCATTCCAAAACGAGGCTTCCTCCCTTGTCTCCTCGCTCACTCCCTTTCACCGAAATGATTAGGCTGAATAGGTGAAAGCAACATGGCAGAAACTAGATTCGATGTGTGTGTAGACCTAACTATTTCTCACACATCCAACTTGTCTATGATCCGCAAAGCGGAGTGAAATGAGCCCCGAAGGGGTATGGACACATTTCTTAAAAGCTCTTATCTGTCTATGACCCGCCTACTATGACCCGCCAAAATTTCCTTTGGCAGCGATCCTCTATTGCATCAATTTTAACCCTACATTATAATGGTGTTTTCACATATAGTCAGTCCTTTTTAAAATAACTGATTTCAGTCCTCTTTAAAGTGAACTCTGGGGTAAAAAAAGAAGCTAAATATCTCAGTTCTCTTTGTTTTCACACTGCGCTTTCCTTTGAATGAGAAACTCTTTTGTCAGTTCACTTCACCTATTTTGTGGCCGAATCCGTTCTGCATTCACATTTCTATGTTTAGAAGTGAACCAAGATCTTTTTCCAACATTCACTTAATGCACTGTGGATTTGTCAAAGTGCAGGCGGAGCCATTCAATCAGAAGGTGTTATCAGACAGCTAGATATACCTTACACCTACTTACATTTTGGAAGCTAATAGATTGCATTTAGTGAAAAGATGAGAGATAGTAATTGTAATCAGAATATAATTTTAACATGTAAATAGTATTGGTAACAGATGAAATAATGCTGTAATTTATGTAGGCCACTGCCACTTCCAGATTGTATCCGTTTTGTTCAGTTCCCTTATGGGCTCTTTTGAGGGGTCAAGTGTGTTTTATTCCTGTGGGATTGTACTCCATTTGAATGAGTCGTTTTATTCCTGTGGGATTGTACTCCATTTGAATGAGTCGTTTTATTCCTGTGGGATTGTACTCCATTTGAATGAGTCGTTTTATTCAAAACGCAATATTTTTGTGCAGTAGAATTAAAAGTTCCTTTACACATGTCATAGACCAACTCCATTATGTCCTATGGCCCTATGTTTTCCTATGTCATGATTCTGGCATTGGCTGTATCTGTGGCTGGTGGGAAAACATACCAAGAGTCAGAATGTTAAGCAAATCAAATCTTTATTCAAACCTTTATAACAGGTTCATAATCCAAAATTAAACAGATTTGgcagatttaaaaataaaaaataagggcCATGTGAATGACGACAGTGAGACAAAAAGTAGGAAGGATCCAAAAATAGCAATGGAGAAAGTGGTCTGGAAACCACATTTCATCACAGGTAGCCACATTCCACACGTATAGAGACAGGAAGATATCGGTATTCAGTCCCAGTCGGTAATGACATAATAATAAGGAATTCCCCTAGACCACGCCCATAAATTGGGGAAAACCCGCAGAAATTCCGACCAATGATTCGCAATGGTCCCACGTTGGGAAATAGAGCCTGGGAgaagagccctgtggcttcaggctattcGGTGTGGAAAATGTGGGGACGCGGTGTCCAAGAAGGCTATACGTAGGTatgtgtgtggaaaacatttcATCACGGTTAacacatttaacttgtttagctCATAGTGTCCGTTCGTAATTCCAGTAGCTGGATAGTCagattgtttgtgttattggTCTTGGCTAGCTTAATGTTAATGTTTCGTAAATGGagttttgtaattgactaaaacaaacagacaataaGAAAATTGCGTTTGAAAAATATAACGTTTTTGCTGTGAGCCAATGGGGAAACCTAGGTAAACACAGGTTGTTTTACAGGCAGGTAGGGTCATGACGTTCAATCTAATACCGACTGGGTCTATATGGAGAATAAGGTTATATTCTCCCTGCACAGTTAACATGATACTTTAACTCGGAAACACTCTGGAGAGCAGTTAgaaaaaccgagagagagagatatgagaaaaTACCAGGTATGTATAGGTCTATGTGTGTgcatgggaggagagagaatggggtGGATTCTCAGCAAAGGGAGCTGATGTCTCCCTTGCTGCAGCCCCACTTGCAGCAGGCGTTGGACAGGCCCACCACCACATCACGGCCCTTACGGTCTGACATACGGAGAGCCTCCAGTATCTCCTCTGAGATGAGGGATCGGGCTGGCCTGCTGATGAACACCCCACCCTCCTGGACATGCTGGAAGGGACCCTCTGGGACCTGGGAGTCTGAGTTCCAGCCTTCAGACGAGTCCTCGTCATGGGAGTTGAAAGGGTCCTGAGGGGAGTCTCCTGAAATCAGTTTATAGTAGGACTGTTGAAATGTGATATTGACTCTCAGTGCCGCTCAATTTATACATTCAAAAGTCaaagattactgtgtttctatttcaaataaaatgttatgtgTAATTTGCCAAATacaagtaaaaaatagataagtaaaaaaaaatgtaataaaagtaacaagtaattaaagagcagcagtaaaataaccctagcgaggctatatacagggggtaccggtacagagtcaatgtgagtagcagtagcgtaaaaagggggggcaatgcaaaagtctgggtagccctttgattagctgttcaggaggcttatggcttggggctagaagctgtttagaagccttttggacctagacttggtgctccggtaccaacTGACActcagtagcagagagaacagtctatgactagggtgactggagtccttGACAAATTtttgagccttcctctgacaccgcctggtatagaggtcccggatggcaggaagtttgaccccagtgatgtactgtgtcgtacacactaccctctgcagtgccttgtggtcagaggccaagcagttgccataccaggcagtgatgcaaccagtaggatgctctcgatggggcAGCTGTAgcactttttgaggatctgaggacccatgtcaaatacTTTCAGTCTCGGGAGAGGGAGACtactgtcttgatgtgtttggaccaatgCACAATACATTTAAATGAAAAGAATGTAATCGACTAGGTGGATGTAATCAACTGTGCGGATATAATACATTCCAATGGACAAAGCCAGTGGTACAAAAAAGACAACATCGTCCTTTCCCTTAACTCAACAAACCATAAATCACTGATAAATTGAATCAGGTGCATTACTGCTTGGCTAGAATGAAAATGTGCACAATTTAGAAACATAATGACCCAATAAAAGGCTTGTCCAGCTGGCAGGCCTCACCTGCACTCCCGAGTGACCGTCTCCAGCGAGATCCTCCACAGGTGAAGATGACCGCCCGGATGAACTCCCGGCCACATAGCTTCACTCCATACGTGGGGCGCTCTATCCCCTGCACCCCAGCCACTAACAGACACACAGCTAATACCAGTGGCTTCCACATCATGTCCCAGGAGGTGAATGAACGAGTGAGcaaaaaaggaggagagagaatagattCTTCAATGCTAGAATGGGCTGTTTGGAGCAggtgtttttctctgtctctctgtggtcgtGAGTGTTGTGTGACTTCCCCAGTGACCTGTTATTGGTTTATAAAGGGATCCTCAGCCATACGAGGTAGACATGGAACTTGCACATGCACACCCTCCCAACCAGGACAGtcatagataggagagagagatagacccagAGACCTTTATGGAGACAAAGCACTGACCAAAGGTGGCATAATTAGCCAATACTGCTCAAACGCGACGATGATGTCAGAGTAGTTTGTAATCTGATTACAGGAAAAACTCATTTTCTGGATGTCAAACCCACGTTTCATTTGAATCCTCACCTACACCTTTTTTGTGGTCATCACCCACCTCAAACTCACTTGATCACCAGACATTTCTGCTCATGCAAAGCAAGTGTTAATGTGCAGAGCCACGGTGTAGTGGTAACAATCCCTAACACATGTTACATACAAATCCCATCCGGAGACCAGGATTCAATACCTGTGTCCACCCTTCCCACTGTTTCTCCCTCTTGTTTATTTCCTCACTATCTGAATAAAGTGTCAAAACACcttaaaaatacatatttaaacTTGATCAAATCTTCTACAGAGGTACAGTAGGAATGTTGGGTATGATGACACAGTTCAGAAGTGTGATACCACCGTGTCTAAATGTCAGTATCAAGAGCATGTTTTCTCAAACACAAATACCCAGTTtagtacatacagtatactacaaatGTACATATGTGCTACATTTCAGTAGTGGAAGATCCAGCCTACCGACGGAGGAGGAGCTGTGACTGTGGACGACGACGAGGTGCCCGTTGAGGTGTTCCATGGCCTGTCTGTCAGATGTCTCTACATCTATGCTCCTTCCTCTCAAGATACTCCCTTTCTGAACTGCCTATCATCTAAAGTTGACCATCGCCAACATACTGACAGATCCCTACCTTTGTTTTGTTAAATAGTTTCTGGTTACATGTTGTTTTCAAAGTGACTTTGAGATTCTGCTTGTAATGAATGAAAAGCActaaataaaatacatatttttattattatatagAACTTACTTTCAAGTAAAACTCTTCTCCTATACCACTTCACACCTTTTCAGTGCTGACTCTGTAACCCCAGCTCTGATTATTCTCCCATGACTTGCTTCTCCTCTcatatttctccatctctctctctctgaaaaaaGAGGGATGAAGTCACAGGTGGGGGGTTCACACAGCAAGGAGTGGGGGGTGCGTGCAACAGAATGAGGCAAAGCGGGTGACATTTTCAATGGCAGATAACATGGAAGTCATCATCTGAGTCAAACAAAGGCTGGGACCCTATCTGTGTCAACGCATAGGTAAAGGTCTCCCGTTTCAGAATTGACAATGGATTTGTGAATTTGTAATTAATAGGTTGATAACAATGCAAATAACATGGTATTTCAGGGGGACGTTGGAGACTCATTTGCACATTGTCTAGTGGTGAGTGACCAGGTGAGCAGGTTAAGAGAGCGACATTGATGGCGACTGAATGTGTTGCTTTTTGAATAATTTGTTTGTTGCCAGTATGTAGACtctgtatacgtgtgtgtgtatcgcggttttgtctcaccaggggtgatggtcagattcgtgtTACAACaaagaatgagcgttacaccgaggcctgtgctctggagcaggattgatttgaaggtggagggtccgtcatggcctagggcggtgtgtcacagcatcatcgactgagcttgttgtcaacGCAGGCTCTGCGTTACggagaagacatcctcctccctcatgtggtattcttcctgcaggctcatcctgacatgaccctccagcatgacaatgctaccaGCCATACTGATCGTTCTGtttgtgatttcctgcaagacaggaatgtcagtgttctgccatggccagcgaagagcccggatctcaatcccattgagcacgtctgggacctgttggatcggagggctagggccattccccccagaaatgtccaggaacttgcattTGTCTTGGTTGAAGAgtgtggtaacatctcacagcatgaactggcaaatctgatgcagtccaAGAGAAggaaatgcactgcagtacttaatgcagctggtggccacaccagatactgacttacttttgattttgacaccccctttgttcagggacacatattcaatttttgttagtcacatggctgtggaacttgttcagtttatgtctcagttgttgaatcttgttatgtccATACaattatttacacatgttaagtttgctgaaaataaacgcagttgacagtgagaggacatttcttttattgctgagtttatgttggtgtgtgtgcaaAACATAACTACTGCAAAATAACCAACAAAAATTGGTCACAGTTCTTGCAGCTATGTCGGTCGCCGGGTCTGTACTTAGTCACTGGTAAGCTTTTAGGTGACTCCTATGGTAAGTACACCTACAGTTCATCCCTTGGCAGTGGTACTGTAGATTGCTTTATCACTGATCCCAACCGAGTCTCTCAGAGCATTcgcagtcagcccactgacacacctacacatgtatcagatcacagcaaaatcccAGTCTATTTGAAAAGCTCAATattcaatcatgaggcatcaaagccaaagggaCTGCATAATACTAAGACATGCTAtcgatggaaggaaagtagtgtagaaACCAACCCCCAAAAAtgggcaacaaca contains the following coding sequences:
- the rln3a gene encoding relaxin-3a, which translates into the protein MWKPLVLAVCLLVAGVQGIERPTYGVKLCGREFIRAVIFTCGGSRWRRSLGSAGDSPQDPFNSHDEDSSEGWNSDSQVPEGPFQHVQEGGVFISRPARSLISEEILEALRMSDRKGRDVVVGLSNACCKWGCSKGDISSLC